A region of Dermabacter vaginalis DNA encodes the following proteins:
- a CDS encoding transporter substrate-binding domain-containing protein, giving the protein MSRFVSRRSILATSGISAAALALAACGSSTGEKRGGGSSSAGDVLKVGVEGVYKPYNFHDESGKLVGFEIDIIEAIAEKLGTKVEYSEAKWDSLLAGLDAGQYDLVMNNVAVTDERKKAFDLTVPYALTQGRLGVPEGSDITSLADVKGRRAAQTTTSNWGEVMAEAGAEIVASPGFAESIELVSSGRADVTANEVVAFNTYLEEHPDAPITVLDEELETEILIAGALKKGSELTEKINTAITELLEDGTIKKIDEEWLGLDLTPKQ; this is encoded by the coding sequence ATGTCCCGTTTTGTTTCGCGTCGCTCGATCCTTGCCACCTCCGGTATTTCTGCCGCCGCACTCGCTCTCGCGGCGTGCGGCTCCTCCACGGGTGAGAAAAGGGGCGGTGGCTCGAGCAGCGCCGGCGACGTGCTCAAGGTTGGTGTCGAAGGCGTCTACAAGCCCTATAACTTCCACGATGAATCGGGAAAGCTCGTGGGATTTGAGATTGACATCATCGAAGCAATCGCGGAGAAACTCGGCACGAAGGTCGAGTATTCCGAAGCGAAGTGGGACAGCCTCCTCGCGGGCCTTGACGCCGGGCAGTACGACCTCGTGATGAACAATGTCGCGGTGACCGACGAACGTAAGAAAGCCTTCGACCTTACCGTTCCCTACGCCCTCACCCAGGGACGGCTCGGCGTACCGGAAGGCTCGGACATTACGTCCCTCGCTGACGTCAAGGGGCGCCGGGCTGCCCAGACGACAACCTCGAACTGGGGGGAAGTAATGGCCGAAGCCGGTGCCGAAATTGTCGCGTCCCCCGGCTTTGCCGAGTCGATCGAGCTTGTCTCGTCGGGCCGCGCTGACGTGACCGCAAACGAAGTCGTCGCCTTCAACACGTATCTCGAAGAGCACCCCGATGCCCCCATCACGGTGCTCGACGAGGAACTCGAGACCGAGATCCTCATCGCCGGTGCGCTCAAGAAGGGAAGCGAGCTCACCGAGAAAATCAATACGGCCATCACTGAACTTCTTGAGGACGGCACGATCAAGAAGATCGACGAGGAGTGGCTCGGTCTTGACCTCACGCCCAAGCAGTAG
- a CDS encoding ABC transporter ATP-binding protein, with translation MSTTVPPSHVAVSARGVTKTYGSGSNQVTALNAVGLDIRAGEFTAIMGASGSGKSTLLHSLAGLDSIDSGTIVVEGVDITQLSDSQLTTLRRDRIGFVFQSFNLLPMLTAKENILLPLELAGRKVDEQWFGMLVQRFGLAERLGHRPSQLSGGQIQRVALTRALVTRPAVIFADEPTGNLDSASTEAVLSFLRESVDVLGHTVVMVTHEDDAAHRADRILRMHDGRIVADEYIGQKAVQAQ, from the coding sequence ATGTCCACAACCGTTCCCCCCTCTCACGTCGCCGTCAGCGCGCGCGGGGTCACCAAAACCTACGGAAGCGGCAGCAACCAGGTGACCGCTCTCAACGCAGTCGGGCTCGACATCCGTGCCGGAGAGTTCACCGCGATCATGGGAGCCTCGGGCTCCGGAAAATCGACTCTTCTCCACTCCCTCGCCGGTCTCGATTCAATCGACTCGGGGACGATCGTGGTTGAGGGCGTCGACATCACTCAGCTCTCGGACTCGCAGCTCACAACCCTCCGCCGCGACCGAATCGGATTCGTCTTCCAGTCGTTCAACCTGTTGCCCATGCTCACGGCTAAGGAGAACATTCTTCTCCCACTTGAACTCGCCGGTCGCAAGGTGGATGAGCAATGGTTCGGGATGCTTGTGCAGCGCTTTGGTCTCGCCGAGCGCCTCGGGCACCGCCCCAGTCAGCTCTCGGGTGGCCAGATCCAGCGCGTCGCGCTGACGCGCGCTCTCGTCACGCGCCCCGCTGTCATTTTTGCCGATGAGCCCACCGGCAACCTCGACTCGGCTTCGACCGAGGCCGTACTGAGCTTCTTGCGTGAGAGCGTCGACGTTCTCGGCCACACCGTCGTCATGGTGACGCACGAAGACGACGCTGCCCACAGGGCAGATCGCATTCTTCGCATGCATGACGGCCGAATCGTCGCCGATGAGTACATCGGCCAGAAAGCGGTGCAGGCACAGTGA
- a CDS encoding amino acid ABC transporter permease — MNFDLSRALEVWSGALGPMLLATLKVTIPLSLIAFAISLVLAVLAASARLSRFRPLKAIAWLYVWVFRGTPLLVQLFIVFYGLPKVFPGLMLNPWTAAVGTLALNCGAYASEAVRASILSIPRGQYEAAATLDLDQRTTFFKVIAPQAFRIALPPLSNDFIDLVKGTSLVSTITLLDMFMVAQQRAAATFEPFYLYILVAAIYLALVSVLSLLQAWLEKKASVYVERD, encoded by the coding sequence GTGAATTTCGATCTTTCACGAGCGTTAGAAGTGTGGTCGGGCGCGCTCGGCCCAATGCTTCTCGCGACCCTCAAGGTCACGATCCCGCTTTCGCTCATCGCCTTCGCGATTTCGCTCGTGCTCGCCGTTCTCGCGGCGAGCGCGAGGCTCTCGCGTTTTCGCCCGCTCAAGGCGATTGCGTGGCTGTACGTGTGGGTTTTTCGCGGAACGCCCCTACTCGTGCAGCTCTTCATTGTGTTTTACGGTCTCCCGAAGGTCTTCCCGGGGCTCATGCTCAATCCGTGGACGGCCGCCGTCGGAACCCTCGCCTTGAACTGCGGTGCGTACGCTTCCGAGGCCGTGCGCGCGTCGATCCTTTCGATCCCGCGGGGCCAGTACGAGGCGGCGGCGACTTTGGACCTTGACCAGCGCACCACCTTTTTCAAGGTCATCGCGCCGCAAGCGTTCCGGATTGCGCTCCCACCGCTCAGCAACGACTTCATCGACCTCGTGAAGGGGACGAGCCTCGTATCGACCATTACCCTTCTCGACATGTTCATGGTTGCGCAGCAGCGTGCGGCCGCGACGTTCGAGCCGTTCTACCTCTATATCCTTGTGGCGGCGATTTACCTGGCCCTCGTCTCGGTGCTGAGCCTTCTTCAGGCGTGGCTCGAGAAGAAAGCGAGCGTGTACGTTGAGCGCGACTAG
- a CDS encoding FtsX-like permease family protein produces the protein MSTLKLQPRRRHLAAAITIALTSAFIAIAVLAVSFLGDAVRAQMTEPVAGASAVAQPTYGSDTNSAVFTPEALGKVEGADGAFYMSTGLVAIALDEGETGQENPLKSKGTFVPVNPVRPGVGADYVEGREPSAENEVAVDSTYAKKRDLKVGSTLAIQSLDTGKTLQFTVSGINRPLLSQVLIPGGRLTFSNAGIDVIIGSTGSDSENQSFSMYPIAVVAKPGVSEETLVANLKSAGYDSAITVTKYLEETETMTLIIMGLLSTVLLGFILIAIATSALVVTNSFAVTMAQRRRSFALARALGAKRRQAMWAIVRDALLVGVVGALAGVLLAYLAWWGILLLGRATYTEALPVIPGFNILAVLVPLVSSLILAVCASVFPALGAMRVKPLEALRPAEVASGKHASLIRTIFSAAVVTFGIVLILGSFAVAIALKDDEYAPLISMLLAFVGSITVLLGVIGVLPAFIPPVAKAGNAIASALGLTSARFALLNAARHPKRTGITMSALIIGTTLMATMAAGAVTAEKTLIREVTDRVPVDSIIAATDMPAGFLDKVKGTPGVGEAREVPAADLMIGGASEEMTTFAPTADDIKAVATSDQIELPQPGEIILGKDRAERFNVKDGQTLSISGEDGSSHELKVRVSGRLAISLINPDTLHGLGVREGKAVFAKFADPNSPERANTSIFDIVVSVGELSEQLPPDTVMMVKLEGAQREIMSTVIQTLLTITVVLLAVAVVVALVGVANTLSLSVIERSSEYALMRALGTSKGAIRAMLLWEGAFIASLGSLIGAVLGCLFGILGVRSLLVGDFAFYPAVPWLYLIVIVVAGLIAGILASILPGLRASAAAPAQALARRDE, from the coding sequence GTGAGTACTCTGAAACTTCAGCCGCGGCGCAGGCACCTTGCCGCCGCCATCACGATTGCCCTCACGAGCGCCTTCATCGCCATTGCTGTTCTCGCCGTCAGTTTTCTTGGCGACGCCGTGCGCGCACAAATGACCGAGCCGGTCGCCGGTGCGAGCGCGGTTGCGCAACCCACGTACGGTAGCGACACGAACTCGGCGGTTTTCACACCCGAGGCTCTGGGGAAGGTCGAGGGTGCCGACGGTGCCTTTTACATGTCGACCGGGTTGGTGGCCATCGCCCTCGATGAAGGCGAGACAGGCCAAGAAAACCCGCTCAAGTCGAAGGGCACTTTCGTGCCGGTCAACCCCGTGCGGCCAGGCGTGGGGGCAGACTACGTTGAAGGGCGGGAGCCGAGTGCCGAAAACGAGGTGGCCGTTGACTCGACGTACGCGAAAAAGCGCGACCTCAAGGTCGGCAGCACGCTCGCGATCCAGTCCCTCGACACCGGTAAGACTCTCCAGTTCACCGTCTCGGGTATCAATCGCCCCCTGCTCTCACAGGTGCTCATCCCGGGGGGCCGACTCACCTTTTCGAATGCCGGCATCGATGTGATTATTGGCTCCACCGGGAGCGACTCCGAGAATCAATCCTTCTCTATGTACCCCATAGCCGTCGTCGCGAAACCGGGGGTAAGCGAAGAAACGCTGGTCGCTAACCTCAAGAGCGCCGGTTACGATTCGGCAATCACGGTAACGAAGTACCTCGAGGAAACAGAAACGATGACCCTCATCATTATGGGGTTGCTTTCAACGGTCCTCTTGGGATTCATCCTGATTGCGATTGCCACGAGCGCGCTCGTGGTCACCAATTCCTTCGCCGTCACAATGGCCCAGCGCCGACGCTCGTTCGCCCTCGCGCGTGCACTCGGCGCGAAACGCCGACAGGCGATGTGGGCGATCGTTCGTGACGCTCTCCTCGTGGGTGTCGTGGGCGCCCTTGCCGGTGTTCTCCTCGCCTACCTCGCGTGGTGGGGCATCCTGCTCCTCGGGCGTGCAACCTACACCGAAGCACTGCCGGTGATCCCGGGTTTCAACATCCTCGCGGTCCTCGTCCCGCTCGTATCCTCGCTTATCCTCGCCGTTTGCGCATCGGTTTTCCCAGCCCTCGGCGCGATGCGCGTCAAGCCTCTCGAAGCTCTGCGGCCTGCGGAGGTGGCCTCGGGCAAACACGCCTCGCTTATTCGCACGATCTTCTCTGCCGCCGTGGTCACGTTCGGCATCGTGCTGATACTCGGCTCGTTCGCCGTGGCAATTGCACTCAAAGACGACGAATACGCGCCACTTATCTCGATGCTCCTTGCCTTCGTTGGCTCCATCACCGTACTTCTCGGCGTGATCGGGGTTCTCCCCGCATTCATTCCGCCCGTTGCGAAGGCCGGCAACGCGATCGCCTCGGCCCTCGGCCTTACGAGCGCACGCTTTGCGCTCCTCAATGCGGCGCGCCATCCGAAGCGCACGGGTATCACGATGTCGGCTCTGATTATTGGCACAACCCTCATGGCGACGATGGCCGCCGGGGCGGTCACGGCCGAAAAGACCCTCATTCGGGAGGTCACCGACCGCGTCCCGGTCGACTCGATTATTGCGGCGACGGATATGCCCGCCGGTTTCCTCGACAAGGTCAAAGGCACCCCGGGCGTCGGCGAGGCCCGAGAGGTTCCCGCCGCTGATTTGATGATCGGCGGCGCTTCCGAAGAGATGACGACCTTCGCCCCGACCGCGGACGACATCAAAGCCGTTGCAACGTCCGATCAGATCGAACTGCCACAACCGGGAGAAATCATTCTCGGCAAGGACCGCGCGGAAAGGTTCAACGTCAAGGACGGCCAAACCCTTAGTATCTCTGGCGAAGACGGCTCGTCTCACGAGCTCAAGGTCCGCGTCTCGGGGCGGCTCGCGATTTCTCTCATCAACCCAGACACCCTCCACGGTCTCGGCGTTCGCGAGGGCAAGGCGGTGTTCGCAAAGTTTGCGGACCCGAACTCCCCCGAACGCGCAAATACCTCCATTTTCGACATTGTCGTGTCAGTCGGGGAACTTTCCGAGCAGTTGCCTCCCGACACCGTCATGATGGTGAAACTCGAGGGCGCCCAGCGCGAGATCATGTCCACGGTGATCCAAACCCTCTTGACGATTACGGTCGTGCTCCTCGCCGTAGCTGTGGTCGTGGCACTCGTGGGCGTTGCCAACACGCTGAGCTTGAGCGTCATCGAACGCTCGAGTGAATACGCGCTCATGCGGGCACTCGGCACATCCAAAGGGGCGATTCGCGCGATGCTCCTGTGGGAAGGCGCGTTCATCGCTTCGCTTGGGTCTTTGATCGGCGCGGTGCTCGGGTGTCTGTTCGGCATCCTCGGTGTGCGCTCGCTCCTCGTAGGGGACTTCGCCTTCTACCC
- a CDS encoding nucleotide exchange factor GrpE produces MSENDKPFTFTDKRTSTKGEEPDMNEQQPGGAPEETPAPAAATANSTDTPEGAEVDDLSAEAGALYESAVAETEALKAKVNELEEQLKRDQAEYVNSRRRIEQSAVVGQQQAVAKVLTSLLSVLDDIELARQHGDIAEGSPFASITSKLEEALGAHGLVRYGEVGEEFDPEKHEALMHSSSDEAEATSLEVIMQPGYMMGERVLRPARVGTVGPN; encoded by the coding sequence GTGAGCGAGAACGACAAACCGTTCACGTTCACCGATAAGCGCACGTCCACGAAAGGCGAGGAGCCAGACATGAACGAGCAGCAACCAGGCGGCGCGCCGGAGGAAACTCCCGCGCCCGCCGCGGCCACCGCGAACAGCACTGACACGCCCGAAGGCGCCGAGGTCGACGATCTCTCCGCCGAGGCCGGAGCCCTCTACGAGAGCGCTGTCGCCGAGACCGAAGCCCTCAAGGCGAAAGTGAACGAGCTCGAAGAGCAGCTCAAGCGCGACCAGGCAGAGTACGTGAACTCGCGCAGACGCATCGAACAGAGCGCCGTCGTGGGTCAGCAGCAGGCCGTCGCAAAGGTCCTCACCTCGCTTCTGAGCGTCCTCGACGACATCGAGCTCGCTCGGCAGCACGGGGATATCGCCGAGGGCAGCCCGTTTGCCTCGATCACGAGCAAACTTGAGGAAGCACTCGGTGCGCACGGTCTCGTTCGCTACGGCGAGGTCGGCGAAGAGTTCGACCCCGAAAAGCATGAGGCGCTCATGCATTCGAGCAGTGATGAGGCCGAGGCAACGAGCCTCGAGGTCATCATGCAGCCCGGCTACATGATGGGGGAACGCGTCCTGCGCCCGGCGCGCGTGGGCACGGTCGGCCCCAACTAA
- the dnaK gene encoding molecular chaperone DnaK encodes MSQAVGIDLGTTNSVVAVLEGGEPTVIANAEGARTTPSVVAFSKSGEVLVGEVAKRQAATNVDRTYSSVKRHMGTDWMTEVDDKKYTPQEISARILGKLKRDAESYLGQTVTDAVITVPAYFNDAERQATKDAGQIAGLNVLRIINEPTAAALAYGLEKGKDDERILVFDLGGGTFDVSLLEISKDEDGSAIQVVATAGDNRLGGDDWDQRVVDYLVSQVKNKDGVDLSKDRIALHRLKEAAEQAKKELSSSTSTNISLQYLSMSENGPIHLDEKLTRSHFEELTSDLLERTKAPFHQVIKDADVSVSDIDHVILVGGSTRMPAVAEVVTSLTGKEPNKGVNPDEVVAYGAALQAAVIKGDRKDVLLMDVTPLSLGIETKGGLMTKLIERNSAIPTKTSEVFSTADDNQPSVAIQVYQGERQFTRDNKLLGTFELSGIAPAPAGMPQIEVTFDIDSNGIVNVSAKDRGTGNEQSIQITGGSGLSDEEIDRMVKDAEAHAAEDAERRKNADARNTLEQLTYQGDKLLKDNGDKIQDADKTAAEDAIKEAKETLAKEDASTSDLEAAREALSEKLQAVGTAIYSAAQAEQEGNAEGADSANAASGEDDDVVDAEIVDDEDDK; translated from the coding sequence ATGTCACAGGCAGTAGGAATCGACCTCGGCACCACCAACTCTGTTGTTGCCGTTCTCGAAGGTGGCGAACCCACCGTTATCGCGAACGCCGAAGGTGCTCGCACGACCCCTTCGGTTGTGGCCTTCTCGAAGTCCGGCGAGGTCCTCGTCGGTGAAGTCGCAAAGCGCCAGGCCGCGACCAACGTTGACCGCACGTACTCGTCCGTGAAGCGCCACATGGGCACCGACTGGATGACCGAAGTTGACGACAAGAAATACACCCCGCAGGAGATCTCGGCCCGAATCCTCGGCAAGCTCAAGCGCGATGCTGAGTCCTACCTCGGCCAGACCGTGACCGACGCGGTCATCACCGTCCCCGCATACTTCAATGACGCGGAACGCCAAGCCACGAAGGACGCCGGCCAGATCGCGGGCCTCAACGTCCTGCGCATCATCAACGAGCCGACGGCCGCCGCACTCGCGTACGGCCTCGAAAAGGGTAAGGACGACGAGCGCATCCTCGTGTTCGACCTCGGTGGCGGCACGTTCGACGTCTCGCTCCTCGAAATTTCGAAGGACGAAGACGGCTCCGCCATTCAGGTCGTCGCGACCGCGGGCGACAACCGCCTCGGCGGCGACGACTGGGACCAGCGCGTCGTGGACTACCTCGTGAGCCAGGTCAAGAACAAGGACGGCGTGGACCTCTCGAAGGACCGCATCGCCCTCCACCGCCTCAAGGAGGCCGCTGAGCAGGCCAAGAAGGAGCTCTCGAGCTCGACCTCGACCAACATCTCGCTCCAGTACCTCTCGATGAGCGAAAACGGCCCGATTCACCTCGACGAAAAGCTCACGCGCTCGCACTTCGAGGAGCTCACGAGCGATCTCCTCGAGCGCACGAAGGCGCCGTTCCACCAGGTCATCAAGGATGCCGACGTCTCGGTTTCTGACATCGACCACGTGATCCTCGTGGGTGGCTCGACCCGTATGCCCGCCGTTGCCGAGGTTGTCACTTCGCTCACCGGCAAGGAGCCCAACAAGGGCGTCAACCCCGACGAGGTCGTGGCGTACGGCGCTGCGCTCCAGGCCGCAGTGATCAAGGGCGACCGCAAGGACGTGCTCCTCATGGACGTCACGCCGCTTTCGCTCGGTATCGAAACCAAGGGTGGCCTCATGACGAAGCTCATCGAGCGCAACTCGGCGATCCCGACCAAGACCTCCGAGGTCTTCTCGACGGCTGACGACAACCAGCCTTCGGTCGCCATCCAGGTCTACCAGGGCGAGCGCCAGTTCACGCGCGACAACAAGCTTCTCGGCACCTTCGAGCTTTCGGGCATTGCACCGGCCCCCGCCGGCATGCCGCAGATCGAAGTGACCTTCGACATCGACTCCAACGGCATCGTGAACGTGTCCGCGAAGGACCGCGGCACCGGCAACGAGCAGTCGATCCAGATCACGGGCGGCTCGGGTCTCTCCGACGAAGAGATCGACCGCATGGTGAAGGACGCCGAGGCACACGCAGCCGAGGACGCCGAGCGTCGCAAGAACGCTGACGCTCGCAACACCCTCGAGCAGCTCACCTACCAGGGCGACAAGCTCCTCAAGGACAACGGCGACAAGATCCAGGATGCCGATAAGACCGCGGCTGAGGACGCGATCAAGGAGGCCAAGGAAACCCTCGCCAAGGAAGACGCCTCGACGAGCGACCTCGAAGCCGCACGCGAAGCACTGAGCGAGAAGCTCCAGGCTGTCGGCACCGCGATCTACTCGGCCGCTCAGGCCGAGCAGGAAGGTAACGCCGAAGGCGCCGACTCGGCCAACGCCGCCTCGGGCGAAGACGACGACGTCGTCGACGCCGAGATTGTTGACGATGAGGACGACAAGTGA
- a CDS encoding DnaJ C-terminal domain-containing protein, with protein sequence MSQQEWLSKDFYKILGVSQDASAAEIKKAYRKKAKELHPDRHPGDAKAEERFKEVGEAYSILSDAEQRKQYDAIRAMGAGGARFASGPGGAAGGGFEDLFGAFTGGGFGGGAGGVNIEDLMGMFGGGGFGGGQGRAGFSPNGGFGRQAPQKGADVSASVKLSFRDAVLGTEVSFSAGGRNITTRIPAGVHDGQKIRLRGKGQASANGGAPGDLMLTAHVAAHPLYTMDGMNLRIDVPITPAEAAFGAKVRVPLLDGGHVTMKVPAGTPSGRTLRAKGKGVRMKKGEGDLLVTLTIVLPDTLNENAEKALRDFAEATTDFDPRANLVERAAR encoded by the coding sequence ATGAGCCAGCAAGAATGGCTGAGCAAGGACTTTTATAAGATCCTCGGCGTCTCCCAGGACGCCTCCGCAGCAGAGATCAAAAAGGCCTATCGCAAGAAGGCGAAGGAGCTGCATCCGGATAGGCATCCCGGGGATGCCAAGGCAGAAGAGCGCTTCAAGGAAGTGGGCGAGGCCTACTCGATTCTGAGCGACGCGGAGCAGCGCAAGCAGTACGACGCGATTCGCGCGATGGGCGCGGGCGGTGCGCGCTTCGCCTCGGGCCCTGGCGGCGCGGCAGGTGGCGGATTCGAGGATCTCTTCGGTGCCTTCACCGGCGGTGGTTTCGGTGGTGGCGCGGGCGGCGTCAACATCGAAGATCTCATGGGAATGTTTGGCGGAGGCGGCTTTGGCGGGGGGCAGGGCCGTGCAGGCTTCTCGCCGAACGGCGGTTTTGGGCGCCAGGCACCCCAAAAGGGCGCCGACGTGAGTGCGAGCGTGAAGCTCAGCTTCCGCGACGCAGTGCTCGGAACCGAGGTGTCGTTTAGCGCGGGCGGGCGGAACATTACGACCCGTATTCCCGCGGGAGTTCACGACGGACAGAAAATTCGGCTCAGGGGCAAAGGGCAAGCGTCGGCGAACGGTGGCGCCCCCGGCGACCTCATGCTGACCGCTCACGTTGCCGCCCACCCGCTCTACACCATGGACGGGATGAACCTGCGCATTGACGTTCCCATCACCCCCGCAGAGGCTGCATTCGGTGCGAAAGTGCGTGTGCCGCTCCTCGATGGCGGGCACGTCACCATGAAGGTCCCCGCCGGCACCCCGTCGGGCCGCACGCTTCGCGCCAAAGGCAAGGGTGTACGCATGAAGAAAGGCGAGGGAGACCTGTTGGTGACCCTCACAATCGTGCTGCCCGATACCCTGAACGAGAACGCTGAAAAGGCGCTTCGCGACTTTGCCGAGGCCACGACTGATTTCGACCCCCGTGCCAACCTCGTGGAGCGTGCCGCCCGATAA
- a CDS encoding trans-sulfuration enzyme family protein, with amino-acid sequence MHIDTRAILAPRTSEFGAVVPPVHLSSTFELDIDTIDGDYAYQRGSNPSRGDLESVIANLEEAKHGFAFATGMAAVSSVLSLLSPGDEVLFSSNVYGGTFRYVEKIFPRAGLTGTFFDDLGSITSADLSEKTRMIFVETPGNPTLRVVDIERLAKLAHEHGVLLVIDNTFMTAVLQRPLDMGADLVVQSATKFLGGHSDLLAGAVTTNDAEFAENIRLSQKVFGGVLEPFTSIRLLQAIKTLPLRITRQQENAEKLVAYLREHPGIQTVLSAGSFSEHEREIHERQAAGIGAVFSFELAEGYDLKTFLHALEIPSFAVSLGGVESLMSIPATMSHDGMTQAARERAGITDTLVRFSVGIENINDLLADFDQALDAAKNS; translated from the coding sequence ATGCATATCGATACCCGCGCCATTCTCGCGCCGCGCACGAGCGAATTCGGGGCGGTTGTTCCGCCCGTCCACCTTTCCTCAACCTTCGAACTCGATATCGACACGATTGATGGCGACTACGCCTACCAGCGCGGCTCGAACCCCTCGCGCGGCGATCTCGAGTCTGTGATCGCCAACCTTGAGGAGGCGAAGCATGGTTTTGCCTTCGCAACTGGAATGGCGGCGGTGAGCTCGGTCTTGAGCCTTTTGAGTCCTGGTGACGAGGTTCTTTTCTCCTCGAATGTCTACGGCGGCACCTTCCGCTACGTCGAAAAGATCTTCCCGCGCGCAGGTCTCACCGGCACGTTCTTCGACGACCTCGGCTCTATTACGAGCGCGGACCTCAGCGAAAAGACCCGCATGATTTTCGTGGAGACCCCCGGCAACCCCACGCTTCGCGTCGTTGATATTGAGCGTCTCGCGAAGCTCGCACACGAGCACGGCGTTCTCCTCGTCATCGACAACACCTTCATGACTGCGGTGCTTCAACGCCCCCTCGACATGGGTGCCGACCTCGTCGTGCAGTCCGCGACGAAGTTCCTCGGCGGACACAGTGACCTTCTTGCGGGTGCCGTGACCACGAATGATGCCGAGTTCGCCGAGAATATTCGGCTGAGTCAGAAGGTTTTCGGCGGGGTTCTCGAGCCTTTCACCTCGATCCGTCTTCTCCAGGCGATCAAAACTCTTCCGCTGCGCATCACACGTCAGCAGGAGAATGCCGAAAAGCTCGTCGCCTACCTCCGCGAGCATCCGGGTATCCAGACCGTGCTCTCAGCCGGATCCTTTAGTGAGCATGAGCGCGAAATCCACGAGCGCCAGGCCGCGGGCATCGGTGCAGTTTTCTCCTTCGAGCTCGCCGAGGGTTACGACCTCAAGACGTTCCTCCACGCGCTTGAGATTCCCTCCTTCGCGGTGAGCCTTGGCGGAGTCGAATCCCTCATGTCGATTCCCGCGACGATGAGCCACGACGGCATGACGCAGGCTGCGCGCGAACGCGCCGGCATCACGGATACTCTCGTGCGCTTCAGTGTGGGGATCGAAAACATCAACGACCTCCTCGCTGACTTCGATCAGGCGCTTGATGCCGCCAAGAACTCATAA
- a CDS encoding methylated-DNA--[protein]-cysteine S-methyltransferase, with protein MPTHCADALSLEFAEAPSPLGTLLFAATERGLVRIAFESEGFDVVKALCEAQLRKFAPPIDAARPLNPHDVLHHAQNEVLDFLAGNRRTFTLPLDRTLSQGFRRSVHEAIEQISFGERQSYAWAAERAGKAKAVRAVGTACGMNPLPIVVPCHRVVKSDGSLGGYSGGLEKKRFLLALEEGDAPRA; from the coding sequence ATGCCCACACACTGCGCCGACGCCCTCTCACTCGAGTTCGCCGAAGCCCCCTCACCTCTCGGCACTCTCCTTTTCGCCGCAACTGAGCGGGGGCTCGTGCGCATCGCTTTCGAAAGCGAGGGTTTTGATGTCGTAAAAGCCCTCTGCGAAGCGCAACTGCGGAAATTCGCCCCACCGATCGACGCGGCGAGACCGCTCAACCCTCACGACGTTCTCCACCACGCGCAAAACGAGGTCCTCGACTTCCTCGCCGGCAACCGTCGGACCTTTACACTCCCCCTTGACCGCACCCTCTCCCAGGGCTTTCGCCGAAGCGTGCACGAAGCGATCGAGCAGATCAGCTTTGGGGAACGGCAAAGCTACGCGTGGGCCGCCGAGCGGGCGGGCAAGGCGAAGGCCGTGCGCGCGGTCGGCACGGCATGCGGCATGAACCCCCTCCCGATCGTGGTTCCCTGCCACAGGGTCGTGAAATCCGACGGCAGCCTGGGCGGCTATAGCGGAGGACTTGAGAAAAAGCGCTTCTTGCTCGCGCTCGAAGAGGGCGACGCGCCACGGGCGTGA
- a CDS encoding amino acid ABC transporter ATP-binding protein, which translates to MSATSIPENIDASVTREPLKLRSITKRFGALTALDHVDLDIEPGKTTVLLGPSGSGKSTLLRSINLLEKPDEGTLDFGGGPIEVSQRLSDQKIREIRRHSTMVFQQFNLFPHLTALQNVTLAPVKSRGMAKAEARERGIEALTRVGLAEKVDSYPSRLSGGQQQRVAIARALALSPDYLLFDEPTSALDPELAAEVIAVLSSLAAEHRTLVVVTHSLQFARSVADRLVFLEEGKILFNGDPEHFFNSEDERLKRFVSVVGSV; encoded by the coding sequence TTGAGCGCGACTAGCATCCCGGAAAACATTGACGCGAGCGTCACTCGCGAGCCTCTGAAACTGCGGTCAATCACGAAACGGTTCGGCGCTCTCACCGCGCTTGATCACGTTGACCTCGATATCGAGCCCGGTAAAACTACCGTTCTCCTTGGCCCCTCCGGCTCGGGGAAGTCGACTCTTCTACGCTCGATCAATCTGCTCGAAAAGCCGGATGAGGGCACGCTCGATTTTGGCGGCGGGCCGATCGAGGTGAGCCAGAGACTTTCGGATCAGAAGATTCGGGAGATCCGGCGCCATTCGACCATGGTGTTCCAGCAGTTCAACCTTTTTCCGCACCTCACGGCCCTGCAAAACGTGACGCTCGCGCCCGTGAAGTCTCGAGGCATGGCGAAGGCCGAGGCGCGCGAGCGGGGTATTGAAGCCCTCACCCGCGTGGGCCTAGCGGAGAAGGTTGATTCCTATCCGTCGCGGCTCTCGGGTGGTCAGCAGCAGCGAGTCGCGATTGCTCGAGCGCTCGCCCTGAGTCCCGACTATCTGCTTTTCGACGAGCCCACCTCGGCGCTCGATCCGGAGCTAGCCGCCGAGGTGATCGCGGTACTTTCGTCTCTCGCGGCGGAGCATCGCACACTCGTGGTCGTGACGCATTCGCTTCAGTTCGCGCGCAGCGTTGCCGATCGCCTCGTGTTTCTCGAGGAGGGGAAGATCCTCTTCAACGGCGATCCCGAACACTTCTTCAACTCTGAGGATGAGCGCCTCAAGCGCTTTGTGAGCGTCGTGGGGTCCGTCTAG